In a single window of the Terrirubrum flagellatum genome:
- a CDS encoding YMGG-like glycine zipper-containing protein, with protein MAKFMGVAMVALALAGCGRSLTDRMLAGAAIGGGAGAAIGAVSTGTLPGALVGAAIGAAGGAAIGALVQPQGNYAGS; from the coding sequence ATGGCGAAATTCATGGGCGTCGCGATGGTCGCGCTTGCTCTGGCGGGCTGCGGACGTTCTCTCACCGACCGCATGCTGGCGGGCGCCGCGATCGGCGGCGGCGCGGGCGCCGCGATCGGCGCAGTCTCGACGGGCACCTTGCCGGGCGCTCTCGTCGGCGCGGCGATTGGCGCGGCCGGCGGCGCGGCGATCGGCGCGCTCGTGCAGCCGCAGGGCAATTATGCGGGATCGTGA
- a CDS encoding type II toxin-antitoxin system HicB family antitoxin, whose protein sequence is MRHFLAILEDAGPNHAVGVWFPDVPGCFSAGDTFDEALVNAREALASHLALLRSEGAALPSPRTIEELKRDSEVAGELKDYIVAAVDYDEAAISEAAE, encoded by the coding sequence ATGAGACATTTCCTCGCCATTCTTGAAGATGCGGGACCAAATCACGCCGTCGGCGTCTGGTTCCCCGATGTGCCCGGCTGCTTTTCCGCCGGCGACACCTTCGACGAAGCGCTTGTGAATGCGCGCGAAGCGCTCGCATCGCATCTCGCTCTGCTCAGATCAGAGGGCGCCGCCCTGCCGTCGCCGCGCACGATCGAAGAGCTGAAGCGCGACTCGGAGGTCGCTGGCGAATTGAAGGACTATATCGTGGCCGCGGTCGACTACGACGAGGCGGCGATCAGCGAGGCCGCGGAATAA
- a CDS encoding type II toxin-antitoxin system HicA family toxin produces the protein MLTNSRDIIARLQSEGWRLVRINGSHHHFKKDGVAQLITVPHPKKDLGPGLARKIAKMAGWV, from the coding sequence ATGCTCACCAACAGTCGCGACATCATCGCCCGCCTCCAATCCGAAGGCTGGCGTCTCGTGCGGATCAACGGCTCTCATCATCACTTCAAGAAGGATGGCGTCGCGCAACTCATCACCGTGCCGCATCCAAAGAAAGACCTCGGCCCCGGTCTGGCGCGAAAGATCGCCAAAATGGCCGGCTGGGTGTAA